A single window of Mycosarcoma maydis chromosome 1, whole genome shotgun sequence DNA harbors:
- a CDS encoding uncharacterized protein (related to SKI3 - protein involved in exosome mediated 3` to 5` mRNA degradation), translated as MSSAYVKQKLKQSRDALAKKEWQAAAEAATSVLEQERCNYNANVFLGLALLNQEKFDESEAAYISATRDQPTQLLAWQGLQKFYDQRKSWDKLRDVLYKLMDLYNDAGDATKCAETLQRLLALEREEGGRKRVIDTLELLLPDSKYYPCISTLDPPDQTQPEKTTTFDTQMAIYVTSLDTLLEIIHLSEKWEADTIQKEVDKRRMRLDGANKGKEALIKEVRLEAYSVSRLPYFYEQILAHPKAEDELRIEVEAKLLRHRYALLTSFPPKQLTSGNAPTGTAAVDRQQQEKQQQAEQQQDESKRALRDEVLKLASGMVIIGRPDELAWSIDLEWRPLFSLADLRLELIRKFVTLFPRSGRTKAYRAYLLLIKDEQFLHEIKEEEERADTEIPLPQNLDDLLNLAIDGLEECPDSILAHRIAATFYLLDHDFQSASEVASSALHVVSRIEAESAVDLEQCRIGISKTLLSALTHLHPPQHHARASRLAESTLQVISSDIDTLLAKAYIEQRSDRWESARTIFENVRTLVAAQDSGDYRYRIERLLSLSHHPDQEAWIEVAWCDVNIGNLEKAKQELETILEKVDPVAYQGASAGLRAKLWWRLGRCLWLMGDEYRTNPAHAFTAFITALKRNPAFAPAYTSLGFYYQDVLEPPDLERSSKCFQKAFELDSREDEAARRLAVGFAEEQEWDLVEVVARRTIEGEGGAVVIGDHTSAALHASRRHLSRNAWAWKAIGNVEIAKKHFEDAILAFQIALRADPDDQVSWQRLGQAYALAGRHIAALKCFAKCLELVEANGDPEDDGWQARYSIGDVHLELGNFSTAVETFTDILAKHPDELGVRVALSNAYLLSSRQEKATCYIERAESSANRAIREAAHTLLHHDKHLRSAWKIVADAVFHLSRFGRLRQAASLLTADGGGELGPILRLARELETDAKLPSISVVTYEKLTVSDGAAKLSSFRLLQISVYLYKLRVVLNASDEKVAGSAWADLATSLYCASRDMLLPSSQPFLSPPASLSVVDFAEMQSTQARLQAIGSVKQALRHEPGQEAYWLLLGNLTFHSSVKLAQHCFIRAIENAPKSAVGWTNLGLLYLHHGDVELANESLIKAQTVDPDYGAAWVGQGLIAQHFGDHRASRVLFEHAVSLTEGSVQEADYCLGKAVFDAFRRHAATNAADSRITEATLSSASFAMSAYLSISPTDIDALHLSALLSERLGQMDLAIDRISKAALLLEERYEATEMIEVAHQYAIAESNRGRIRLAAGDYQGAASAFEAAVGLLDGEDDEEQSENDDVADEKIDRQLILDAKIQAQLGLGLSRHFSGQHEDALIGMRQAITTAQTSSSGTTSFDLTLQYAKLLWACKGSSAIEEVKTQLFNNIQSEQGTSVHVASILALAVLALASQDADLLDAAESELETVLQNETCSLDTVIRLLVAIKSLSTTQPASALALIHDAIQTTISRRDKDQRSLFHLHLTYLSHAVQLLDTAPDSLAEQETSELLAYAQLTQDLYDTYARVYYEVEKQGPKMRVLLDKVNGKVSDQSGAKRKDAHVELALLDMPWVLAA; from the coding sequence ATGTCTTCCGCATACGTAAAGCAGAAGCTTAAGCAGTCTCGCGATGCGTTGGCCAAAAAGGAGTGGCAGGCagctgccgaagctgcaACGAGCGTACTAGAGCAAGAAAGGTGTAACTACAACGCCAATGTCTTTCTCGGTCTCGCCTTGCTGAACCAGGAAAAGTTTGACGAGTCAGAAGCAGCCTACATCTCAGCAACACGCGATCAACCAACACAGTTGCTAGCATGGCAAGGGTTACAGAAATTTTACGATCAACGCAAGAGCTGGGACAAGTTGCGAGATGTGCTTTACAAGCTCATGGATCTTTACAACGACGCAGGAGATGCAACAAAGTGTGCGGAAACCCTACAGCGTCTGCTTGCGCTGgaacgagaagaaggcggGCGCAAGCGTGTGATCGATACTTTGGAACTGCTGCTTCCCGACTCCAAGTACTACCCCTGTATTTCAACGCTAGACCCACCAGACCAGACCCAGCCGGAAAAGACAACCACCTTCGACACACAGATGGCCATTTATGTCACGAGTCTGGACACACTGCTCGAAATAATCCACTTGTCCGAAAAGTGGGAGGCTGATACCATACAGAAGGAGGTAGATAAGCGAAGGATGCGTCTCGATGGTGCTAACAAGGGCAAGGAGGCGCTCATCAAAGAGGTCCGTCTAGAGGCTTACTCGGTTTCACGGCTTCCATACTTCTACGAGCAGATCTTAGCACATCCCAAGGCAGAAGACGAGCTTCGaatcgaggtggaagctAAATTGCTACGACATCGTTATGCTCTTCTCACCTCGTTCCCACCAAAGCAACTGACAAGCGGCAACGCGCCTACAGGTACAGCAGCGGTGGaccggcagcagcaagagaagcagcagcaggccgagcaacagcaggaCGAGTCGAAGCGCGCTTTGCGAGACGAAGTCCTGAAGCTCGCATCCGGCATGGTCATTATTGGTCGACCTGACGAATTGGCGTGgagcatcgatctcgagtGGCGTCCGCTTTTCTCGCTTGCAGATCTGAGACTCGAACTGATTCGCAAGTTTGTCACACTCTTCCCACGATCGGGTCGCACCAAAGCATATCGAGCCTatttgctgctgatcaAGGACGAACAGTTCCTTCACGAAAtcaaggaagaggaggaacGCGCCGATACAGAAATCCCACTCCCTCAAAACCTGGACGACTTGCTCAACCTTGCCATCGATGGTCTCGAGGAATGCCCTGACTCGATTCTTGCCCATCGCATTGCTGCCACCTTCTATCTTCTTGATCACGACTTTCAATCCGCTTCTGAGGTGGCAAGCTCTGCACTACACGTTGTCAGTCGCATCGAGGCCGAAAGTgctgtcgatctcgagcagtGTCGCATCGGTATCTCTAAGACACTCTTGTCAGCTCTCACCCACCTACATCCGCCTCAGCATCATGCTCGTGCCTCTCGACTGGCTGAGAGCACGCTACAGGTGATTTCTTCCGACATCGATACCCTATTGGCTAAGGCCTACATCGAACAGCGCTCAGATCGGTGGGAATCTGCCCGTACGATATTTGAAAATGTGCGCActctcgtcgctgcgcAAGATTCCGGTGACTACAGGTATCGCATCGAGCGGCTCCTCTCGCTCAGCCACCATCCCGACCAGGAAGCTTGGATTGAAGTCGCATGGTGTGATGTCAACATCGGCAATTTGGAGAAAGCAAAGCAGGAATTGGAGACGATTCTGGAGAAAGTGGATCCAGTCGCATACCAAGGTGCATCTGCCGGTCTGCGAGCCAAGCTTTGGTGGCGCCTTGGACGGTGCCTTTGGCTCATGGGTGACGAGTATCGCACCAATCCCGCACATGCATTCACCGCTTTCATCACAGCTCTCAAACGCAACCCTGCATTTGCTCCCGCCTACACATCTCTCGGCTTCTATTACCAAGACGTGTTGGAACCGCCAGATTTGGAACGTTCAAGCAAGTGTTTCCAGAAAgctttcgagctcgattcccgcgaagacgaagctgcTAGAAGACTTGCAGTCGGGTTCGCCGAGGAGCAAGAGTGGGACCTAGTAGAGGTTGTCGCGCGTAGAACCATTGAGGGCGAAGGTGGCGCTGTTGTGATTGGAGATCACACATCAGCAGCTCTGCACGCTTCGAGGCGACACCTTTCCCGCAATGCGTGGGCATGGAAAGCCATCGGTAATGTCGAGATCGCGAAGAAGCATTTCGAAGACGCTATCCTCGCATTTCAGATCGCTTTGCGGGCAGACCCGGATGACCAGGTCTCGTGGCAGAGACTCGGTCAAGCGTATGCGCTGGCGGGAAGGCACATCGCAGCACTCAAGTGTTTCGCCAAATGCCTCGAGCTAGTCGAGGCCAATGGCGATCCTGAAGATGACGGCTGGCAAGCTCGATACAGCATTGGCGATGtgcacctcgagctcggaaaCTTCTCCACAGCTGTCGAGACCTTTACCGACATTCTGGCCAAGCATCCCGACGAACTTGGTGTCAGGGTTGCGCTTAGCAACGCTTACTTGCTGTCGTCTCGGCAGGAAAAGGCAACATGTTACATTGAGCGAGCCGAGAGTTCGGCAAACAGAGCTATACGAGAAGCAGCGCATACTCTTCTCCACCACGACAAGCACTTACGCTCAGCATGGAAGATTGTTGCCGATGCTGTTTTCCACCTCAGCAGGTTTGGCCGGCTGCGTCAAGCTGCCTCTTTGCTGACAGCCGATGGTGGCGGAGAGCTAGGCCCGATTCTTCGACTGGCAAGggagctcgagaccgacgcAAAGCTCCCTTCGATCAGCGTTGTCACTTACGAAAAGTTGACTGTGTCAGACGGGGCCGCAAAGCTTTCTTCGTTCCGATTGCTCCAGATCAGCGTTTATCTATACAAACTGCGAGTCGTGCTCAATGCTTCTGACGAAAAGGTTGCAGGCAGTGCCTGGGCCGACCTCGCTACGTCGCTCTACTGTGCCTCGCGAGACATGCTCTTACCCTCGTCGCAGCCTTTCCTATCGCCACCCGCATCGTTATCTGTTGTCGATTTCGCGGAAATGCAAAGCACGCAGGCTCGACTGCAAGCGATTGGATCGGTCAAGCAAGCGCTCCGACACGAACCTGGACAGGAGGCGTACtggctgcttcttggcaacCTTACTTTCCACTCGtcggtcaagctcgcccAACACTGCTTCATTCGGGCCATCGAAAATGCACCCAAGAGTGCCGTCGGCTGGACCAACCTCGGTTTGCTGTATCTCCACCACGGagacgtcgagctggccaacGAGAGCTTGATCAAGGCGCAGACCGTTGATCCCGACTACGGTGCTGCTTGGGTGGGGCAAGGGCTGATTGCGCAGCATTTTGGCGATCACCGTGCCTCACGCGTTTTGTTTGAACATGCCGTCTCACTGACCGAGGGCAGCGTGCAGGAAGCCGACTACTGTCTCGGTAAAGCCGTGTTTGACGCTTTCCGACGACACGCCGCTACAAATGCAGCCGACTCGCGCATTACAGAAGCGACGCTGTCAAGTGCATCGTTCGCCATGTCCGCTTACCTTTCGATCTCACCTACCGACATCGACGCTTTGCATCTATCTGCTCTCTTGTCAGAGAGGCTTGGACAGATGGATTTGGCTATCGACCGAATCTCAAAAGCAGCTTTGTTGCTGGAAGAGAGATACGAGGCAACagagatgatcgaagtgGCACACCAGTACGCAATTGCCGAATCGAATCGCGGTCGGATTCGTTTAGCAGCAGGAGACTATCAAGGCGCAGCAAGCGCCTTCGAAGCAGCTGTCGGCCTTCTGGATggcgaagacgacgaagagcaaTCCGAGAACGATGATGTAGCTGACGAAAAGATTGACAGGCAACTCATTCTGGACGCCAAGATCCAAGCTCAGCTGGGCCTTGGACTATCACGTCACTTCTCTGGCCAACACGAAGATGCTCTCATTGGCATGCGCCAAGCAATTACCACTGCGCAAACGAGCAGCTCAGGCACGACCTCTTTCGACCTAACGTTACAGTATGCAAAGCTCCTGTGGGCCTGCAAAGGTAGCTCGGCCATTGAAGAAGTTAAAACGCAGCTGTTTAACAATATCCAATCTGAGCAAGGCACTTCGGTTCACGTCGCATCGATTCTGGCGCTTGCCGTGCTTGCGCTAGCTAGCCAAGACGCCGACTTGCTGGACGCAGCCGaatccgagctcgagactgTGCTGCAAAACGAGACGTGCAGTCTGGACACGGTCATTAGACTGCTCGTCGCGATCAAATCGTTGTCTACCACGCAGCCTGCGTCGGCGCTCGCGCTCATCCACGATGCCATCCagaccaccatctcgcgcAGGGACAAAGATCAACGCTCCCTGTTCCACCTTCACCTTACGTACCTGTCGCACGCGGTGCAGCTACTCGACACAGCACCGGATTCACTGGCAGAGCAAGAAACCTCGGAATTGTTGGCGTACGCCCAACTTACTCAGGACCTATATGATACGTATGCGCGCGTGTATTACGAGGTAGAGAAGCAAGGGCCTAAAATGCGCGTattgctcgacaaggtgaACGGCAAGGTCTCGGATCAGTCAGGTGCGAAAAGAAAGGACGCACACGTCGAATTGGCGCTGCTTGACATGCCCTGGGTGTTGGCTGCGTAA
- a CDS encoding condensin subunit YCG1 (related to Condensin complex subunit 3): protein MPVAVASRSLAASRASREEVQKPRREITDPTLIALHASIPPHFQQAQHSLANHRKNIVSLHRIHLKVSSIVEPASDGRVRPIGEKVFNEIFVGCLDRVLPVKKGVPNADRVCKFVAGYVTYAQEQFRLQARADKAASGQAAGELEDQDDDEEEEDTTATRFTSLLLKHLLKGSVSKNKNVRLRCCGCIALLINGLEALDEKLFQTLKSFLLNRARDKESAVRVQAVIALTKLQTADDDGDEDSEEIKNALIETLRFDPSAEVRRAALFNLNPNKETSSLLLERLRDIDPINRRCVYLGSLSMLLKAQSKTLEAAASSQAGPSRLGLDIDSAGEVVRIGMGEREPSVKRAAQKLVISWFDACGGDLVVFLNQFDVVASKHIEAALLSILESRPALVAQVSFDSDEFWANLSPSTAFLARVFVDYFKRTKNDRRLEECLPVVTALAFRIQKEYGELVQLIQQYNVIANSTLVSEDEAEIALFTIRNKTFVVSQLLGIGLASDYGDEAGRNKMFGLVREMISDVGLPEDLVPGCLDVLLKLTTQKDFMRIIVEIVLDLGVEDDVEALDYDESEVDDTMSVDGTPLARKKPRKSLKPKESSSPSQDALVTEHRCLTIVRAMLERVVGALHENTAFHGLIPQLIAPAVRSKDAPVRELGLVCLALCCLLDRKLALDSFPLFIDQVQRADGQIKMRAVQAVFDLLINHTIPYLCSRNPAGEEMAKLQIISYLLSLLEDEDAAVQSAACEGMAKLMLTGMVDDDEALKSLVLIYMSPETVDNQELRQCLSYFLPVYCGSSSRNQRCLQRVFVSILQVLTEVYEEKDEDQEMVTPTQVGLQLLDWTDPDKVMTRAGQVRDETVHIDVAIELIKAMYTIEDTKDCKDRKVMCQLLGKLFLPQELDDVKVQEMLIVLTGLHELNEITDTVTKNALARFETTFAKAYSAQVQAGLDGLDLDSTSAFDGLKSFFATIRVDLDDIIEAYSHSSIKSATKTSRKSTSKGTASARSSEAASSKKSRKHHDESEDEDGKEGAEEEEEEDEDEDEDEDE from the coding sequence ATGCCTGTCGCCGTTGCGTCGAGGTCATTAGCCGCCAGTCGTGCTTCTCGTGAGGAAGTCCAAAAGCCCCGTCGAGAGATCACCGACCCTACGCTTATCGCACTGCACGCCTCGATTCCACCCCACTTCCAACAGGCTCAGCATAGCCTTGCCAACCACCGAAAGAACATCGTGTCTCTTCATCGCATCCACCTCAAAGTCTCATCGATCGTCGAACCTGCATCGGATGGTCGCGTACGACCCATCGGTGAAAAGGTGTTCAACGAAATCTTTGTCGGCTGTCTCGACCGTGTTCTGCCTGTCAAAAAGGGCGTGCCCAACGCAGACCGCGTATGCAAGTTCGTCGCTGGCTACGTCACGTATGCGCAGGAACAGTTCCGCCTTCAAGCTCGTGCTGACAAGGCCGCATCcggccaagcagcaggagaGCTCGAAGAtcaggatgacgatgaggaagaggaagatACCACAGCTACTCGTTTCACCTCGCTCCTGCTCAAGCACCTTCTCAAAGGGTCTGTGtccaagaacaagaacgTGCGTcttcgctgctgcggctgcatcgctcTCCTCATCAACGGCCTTGAAGCACTCGACGAGAAGCTCTTCCAAACGCTCAAGTCGTTCCTCCTCAACCGTGCGAGAGACAAGGAGTCCGCAGTACGTGTTCAAGCCGTCATTGCCTTGACTAAGCTTCAGACcgctgacgatgatggaGACGAAGACTCCGAGGAGATCAAAAACGCCCtcatcgagacgctgcgATTCGACCCCAGCGCCGAAGtgcgacgagctgctctttTCAACCTGAATCCTAACAAGGAGACTTCTTCGCTCCTTCTCGAGCGTCTACGAGACATTGATCCCATCAATCGCCGTTGCGTCTATCTTGGTAGTCTGTCCATGCTCCTCAAGGCGCAaagcaagacgctcgaggcTGCAGCCTCTTCTCAGGCCGGgccgtctcgtctcggcctcgacATTGACTCGGCCGGCGAAGTTGTTCGTATTGGTATGGGAGAGCGAGAACCCAGCGTCAAGCGTGCCGCCCAGAAGCTCGTCATCTCCTGGTTTGACGCCTGCGGAGGCGACCTTGTTGTATTCCTCAACCAATTCGACGTGGTCGCTTCCAAGCACATCGAAGCAGCACTTCTCAGCATCTTGGAGAGCCGTCCggctctcgtcgctcagGTCTCGTTCGATTCCGACGAATTCTGGGCCAATCTGTCGCCCTCGACCGCGTTCCTGGCACGCGTCTTTGTTGACTACTTTAAACGCACCAAGAACGACCGTAGACTCGAAGAATGCCTGCCGGTTGTCACCGCTCTGGCTTTCCGCATTCAGAAAGAGTACGGTGAGCTGGTACAACTTATCCAGCAATACAATGTGATAGCTAACAGTACATTGGTTTCCGAAGATGAGGCCGAGATCGCTCTCTTCACCATTCGCAACAAGACCTTTGTCGTCTCTCAACTGCTCGGTATCGGTCTTGCCTCGGACTACGGTGACGAAGCCGGTCGCAACAAGATGTTTGGTCTGGTCCGCGAAATGATCTCCGACGTCGGGCTGCCCGAAGACCTGGTGCCTGGCTGCCTGGAtgtgctgctcaagctcaccaCACAAAAAGACTTTATGCGCATCATTGTTGAAATTGTGCTGGATCTTGGCGTCGAagacgacgtcgaggcgctcgattatgacgagagcgaggtggacgaCACTATGAGCGTCGATGGTACGCCGCTTGCTCGCAAGAAGCCACGCAAGTCGCTCAAGCCTAAGGagagctcgtcgccatcccAAGATGCGCTGGTCACTGAGCACCGCTGCCTCACCATTGTTCGAGCCATGCTAGAGCGAGTCGTAGGAGCTTTGCATGAGAACACAGCCTTCCACGGTCTCATTCCACAGCTCATCGCTCCTGCTGTACGCTCCAAGGATGCACCGGTTCGCGAGCTGGGACTGGTATGTCTCGCCCTATGCTGCCTGCTCGACCGCAAGCTGGCCCTCGACTCGTTTCCGCTGTTCATTGATCAAGTCCAACGTGCCGATGGACagatcaagatgcgcgCGGTGCAGGCCGTATTCGACTTGCTCATCAACCACACGATTCCGTACCTCTGCTCGCGCAATCCAGCCGGAGAGGAGATGGCCAAGCTCCAGATCATCTCGTAcctgctcagcttgctcgaggacgaagatgcTGCAGTTCAGAGCGCGGCTTGCGAGGGCATGGCCAAGCTCATGCTGACGGGCAtggtcgacgacgacgaagcgctCAAGAGTCTGGTGCTCATCTACATGTCCCCCGAGACCGTCGACAATCAAGAGCTCCGACAGTGCCTCTCGTACTTCCTGCCCGTCTACTGTGGCTCTTCGAGTCGAAATCAGCGTTGTTTGCAGCGAGTCTTTGTCTCCATACTGCAGGTTCTGACCGAGGTCTACGAAgagaaggacgaggatCAAGAGATGGTTACGCCCACCCAAGTGGGATTACAGCTTCTGGATTGGACGGATCCAGACAAGGTCATGACGCGAGCTGGTCAAGTGCGCGACGAGACTGTCCACATTGACGTGGCCATCGAGCTGATCAAAGCCATGTACACGATCGAGGACACCAAGGATTGCAAAGATCGCAAAGTTATGTGTCAGTTGCTTGGAAAGCTGTTCCTTCCGCAAGAACTCGACGATGTCAAGGTGCAAGAAATGCTGATCGTGCTCACAGGTTTGCACGAGCTCAACGAGATCACAGATACAGTGACAAAGAATGCGCTCGCAAGATTCGAGACCACTTTTGCTAAGGCATACTCTGCCCAGGTCCAAGCTGGTCTCGATGGCCTCGATCTGGATTCTACGTCTGCATTTGACGGGTTGAAGAGTTTCTTTGCTACAATCCGGGTGGACCTGGACGACATCATCGAAGCATATTCGCATTCTTCGATCAAGTCTGCCACCAAGACGAGCCGCAAGTCGACCTCAAAGGGGACTGCTTCGGCCCGATCCTCAGAAGCTGcttcgagcaagaagagccGAAAGCACCACGATGAaagcgaggatgaagacggAAAAGAGGGggccgaagaggaagaggaagaggacgaggacgaggacgaggacgaggacgagtaG
- a CDS encoding bifunctional precorrin-2 dehydrogenase/sirohydrochlorin ferrochelatase MET8 (related to siroheme synthase), translating to MASRNPSKKPVQNEVDKYPRICPGGGLLIAWQLKGKKVLIVGGGPVAAGRLVNVLDADAILDVMCPSSGLCDEMRFRIYTEKVVANYIDAMYDESSPETLDQYDMVLTAIDDIELSKKICYQCRARRIPVNVADVPPECDFYFGSLIRNGPLQVMVSTGGQGPKIASQTRQKIQAAIPKNVGQAIMNVGKLRAMLRKRAPSADIGARRMRWMIEVCEKWNLDEICTMTESDMLKILDGWESGYVPSYKQVKGGWPFLPSDVRIKKALFGTCPVVGYPSPYLTGLAGLLLGAGVTSAVFLSKGLQRSS from the coding sequence ATGGCATCACGTAATCCATCAAAGAAGCCGGTGCAGAATGAGGTGGACAAGTATCCGCGTATTTGTCCCGGAGGTGGGTTGCTCATTGCATGGCAActcaagggcaagaaggtGCTCATCGTTGGTGGCGGGCCTGTAGCGGCGGGTCGACTGGTCAACGTGCTCGATGCGGACGCTATTCTGGACGTCATGTGTCCCTCTTCCGGTCTATGCGACGAAATGCGTTTTCGCATCTACACCGAAAAGGTGGTCGCTAACTACATCGATGCCATGTACGACGAATCCTCTCCTGAAACGCTCGATCAATACGATATGGTGCTCACTGCTATCGACGACATCGAACTGTCCAAGAAAATTTGCTACCAGTGTCGTGCTCGACGCATCCCTGTCAACGTAGCCGATGTCCCTCCAGAGTGCGATTTCTACTTTGGTTCTCTCATTCGCAACGGTCCTCTCCAGGTCATGGTATCCACCGGTGGGCAAGGCCCCAAAATTGCCTCACAAACACGCCAAAAGATTCAAGCTGCTATCCCCAAGAATGTCGGTCAGGCCATCATGAATGTTGGAAAGCTACGAGCCATGTTGCGAAAGCGCGCTCCCAGCGCCGACATTGGCGCAAGAAGGATGAGATGGATGATCGAGGTGTGCGAGAAATGGAATTTGGACGAGATCTGCACCATGACAGAGTCAGATATGCTCAAAATCCTCGACGGCTGGGAGTCTGGTTATGTTCCAAGCTATAAGCAGGTAAAGGGTGGATGGCCGTTTCTGCCATCGGATGTCAGGATAAAGAAGGCTCTGTTTGGTACGTGTCCCGTGGTCGGCTACCCGAGTCCTTATCTGACTGGATTGGCGGGTTTGCTATTGGGTGCGGGGGTGACAAGTGCCGTTTTCTTGTCGAAAGGACTCCAGCGTTCTTCATAG